The genomic interval GCGGAGGTAGTTCCTGAGCTGAGGGGGCAGTGGAAGATTCTCTATACCCTGGTAGGTGGTGCAGCTGCACATTACAGCTCTACACAGGTGCTGCAGCGAGAAAGGAAACGTTCTGGGTAGCGGCTGGGAAAGGAGGGGTTCAAAGAAGAGACATGTGGCGGGGTCACTGTAGTGTCTTAGCAGCCCTGTTACACTGGCATCACGGTACATGCACGGGTCACGCACATCAAAGCTAAAACGCTTCCCGTTCTGCTCAATACGCGCGTGCAGAGAGCGGCTGTAACGTCGAAAACTGACTGAGAAAAGGAACTCATCCTGCGCCGAGTCTCTCAGAAGGAAGGTCCCTTCAGGCTGCCCTTCCAGAAGTTCCTCTGCCTCGAAGCGGTTCAGGACTCCCCAGTAGCAAGGGCTATTGTTGATCTGCAAGAGATCAGGAACCAATACGTGGTTAATGCAGTCTTCTGTTGGTTCATGTGGACAAATAGTGTCCCACTCCTCTTTAGGGACACTTTCAAGCTCTGGGGAACAGCAAATGTCCTCCCAGGAGAGGGGTGTGTGTGGAGGGGAGTTGCATGACGACCGACTGTCGGGTTTGAAGTTAGCCTCCAGGTCCATGAGCTCACTCGGTTGGGTGGCATGACGTTTAAAAAGGTGCCAACTGCGGGCCATTTCAGATTGGGGGGAGAAAGGGCACTTGTCTTGCATGAGCTCTGAGACGTGAATCTTGCGTTTGGACCAGAATAACACAGAGATGGAACGTGAGGATCCCGGTAAATGGGGGTGAtgatgaaggtgatgatgagGGTGATGATTATGCGAGCGCAGGGGTAAACACTGTCCCACAGCATCCTGGAATTTCTGGCGCAGAGAGCGCCTGGATAGGGCCTTTCGGCACACGGCATCAATGTCTTCACCGAGACTGCTGCAGCTACACTTTCTCTCTCTACGCCTTCTTGGGCAGGACGTGGAGCGTACCCCGAGTTCCTCTGAAACGTCTGCCTCGAAGCCTCCAGGACTGGAACCTTTGCGAGAGTTCCTTGAGCGTTTCTTTCCTCGCCAAACATAACTGTCGGCACTCCAACTGCGAATCCCACATTTGGGACGAGTGTCTGAGCATCGAGGCTTCGTCTCAGACATGGTTTCTCCCCTTTCGTTCACTGtagtacaattaaaaaaacacacaaggaaATTTAAGCAAGAACCACATTGTGAAATAATTAATGGATTCATCACCGTTGGTTTATTCTTATATTGCCAGATATCATATTTTGCACATTGGTTTGTCAGCCCTCTACATGAGCaggtaaatatttatttatttattttgatgtatgCAATACAATTTATGCATTACACTGATAATCTAAGacacagatgtcaaagtggcggctcgggggccaaatctggcccaccacagcattttgtgcagcccgagaaagtaaatcatggattttctgttttatgatcaaattcaaattaagaatatagatgtatagggaatattccctgttttcccctttttaaatcaacaactgcaattttttaaaaccccaattgcattttaaatgtcattatacttgtataatgacaataaaagtattcaattcatttttttttctttttgtgttgtttttaattaggaaaccatttttcaaaatgagtggttagcatgtcagcctcacagctgtCCTGGCCTCAAATCCAGTTcagtccagctgtgtggagtttgcatgttctccacgggccttcGTGGATTTTCTGCAGGTAATCCGGTTtgatcccacattccaaaaaaaagtatggtagtctgattggacactctaaattgaccctagtgtgagtgtgagagtgaatggttgtccgtctcctcgtgtcctgtgatcgcgtggccaccgattcagggtgtcccccacctctggcctggagtcagctgggataggctccagcaccccccacgacccttgtgaggataaagtggttcagaagatgaatgaataaatgttatatctaaaatgtttcctctttcaccttttattttttactgtaaataaaaatgcaatatttaccagttttactttttaaataaaaaacaaaaggttaaaacacaatatagatttaatatttgccaTCTTTTCTGATtaagaaattgtaaatactaCATGTAAAAAATCCATTACAAGAGCATGTTTGCTATTAAGAAGCTCATAGAGaagatttgtattcattttaatgtccaaaaatgatcctTGGATCAGCACGATCGGAAAacctgtcaattcattaatctattaattttggcagcctaattGGAAGACATAATGGTCCTTCGGATGAAATCAAAACTACAACGTGGCCCGCTACATTAACAGTTTTCAAAGAACTATGTGAATTTGTTAGAAATTCCTGTTGTAGTTCCCTTAATTGGGGATTCATAAACTTTTGTTTCCagtccatgcattttctttcTATACTAATTTTTATGTGTCCACCtctcgcgacccttgtgaggataagcggttcagaaaataaatgaatgaataaactacATGTTTTATGAATACAATAATTAGTTGACATAACATCCATACCTACTGCTTATCACTTTTCAAAATCAGAAATGAGACAcgggtgtatatatatttcacagGGAACAGCTCTACCCTCACTCTGGGAAAGCCTGCTGTAAAGGACAGTGTATTTCCTTGGCAAATCAATAAGtaaaaaaatcttgcagtgcATAAGCCTTTCAGTgttttaataatgaaaaaaacggTACAATAGCTTAACATCGACTTTTGCTATATTCACGTTCACAATTTATCTGGCGAGAAAATTGAATCAGTGATTGAATTGCAGTTGAAATCTTGATttaaatcatgaaaatgaattCAGAAGATGAACCTACCGTGCGAACAAGATCACAGACACAGCTCTTTTTCCGCGTTGTCTAAAAGAGACCAGACCATCATGGATGACGAGCTTGCAACCACTCTGCATCTGACAGATCCGGGTTGTTCCACGTCCTATAACATCCCATTGCCAAATCCCACAGGGGGCAGCAGTTTCTTTCTCTCCATAGCGCTACCTAAAGGAAAGAGAGGGAGTGGTGTCAAGCTGGAGAGCAGATGGGATCAGAAGAAGGTGATCTCGGGTTGCTATCAATGTCTTCTACTTGACAATTCCCCACAAAAATCACGTAACAACTATGTAACACTTTAATGAAGCCATCCTCTAATTTCTGTCCACTGTATATACCTAGGTCATGATTTGGTTGTAGTTCAACTTAATGTCCAAGAGCACTCAGTATTGCCGccccggtggaacgagtggttagcgcgtcgccttcacagctctggggtcccgggttcaaatccaggtcacgtcctacctgtgtggagtttgcatgttctccctgggcctgcgtgggtttcctctgggtactccggtttcctcccacattccaaaaacgtacatggtaggctgattggacactctaaagtgcccctaggtatgagtgtgggcgtgaatggttgtccgtctccttgtgccctacgatcggctggccaccgattcagggtgtcccccgcctctggcccggagacagctgggcttggttccagcaccccctgcgaccctaatgaggagaaagtggttcagaaaatgagatgagatgagatgagatgaggttatTAATCAGATTTACCAGTAGCCTGTTTGGACTTATTACCGGCTTAGGAGTTCAATCAATTATTTAGTTCGATAGAGGAAACAACACAGCATCTAAAAGGTTTCACTTATTGATTGAATCCTCTATTTTTCTCAACAAAAACTTCCCAAAAGTCCTGCACATgcaggacgtgacttttttttcaaatactgtAGTTCAATGAAAGAATAGAAACTTgtcacatgaaaataaaattctTATAGTTTTTTCATCCCTGTGGGTGTATGTGTTTCCTTTTACCTTGGGATGACAGCTTGTCATCAATAAATCTATATGAACTCTGATATATTTGATAATGCAATGACACTTAACTTCCTCTTCGCTAAATAATTAATGCCCTCTGCATTATCACAGTGGCCAAACATTTGACAGCTGTGTATGATCTCGCAACCAACCTGATTGATGTCATAATCTATGACACTTTAAGGAAATGGAATGCATCAAGTCAGTTAACACATAAGGAGTTAAGTTTGGCTCGTTCATCAAACCTCTCATCTCATAAGTGACTATGGGGTTTGCAATTTATGTGCCACCAGTCAGAGAATAAAACTGTGACCACACTGCTGCTGCACAGTCAAGGGACAAATGGCAACCGAGATATCCCCTCTCAAGTCTCAATTAATTATCCAAGGGATGTATTGCATAATTTGGCTTTAGGAAGTACCTTCAGCAGTGTCTGAAATTCAGTCGGTCCATTAACCTGCAGCAGGCAGGACTCAACCAGGGGGCTAGTTGTAATCTACATCACAGACGCATTGATCTCATGTGCAGCATGGCCAGCAGGAGCATGCATGAATAATTGATGCTATTCCGACAGAATGGACTCTACGCTGCTATGATTTTTACATGACTCTTTTACAGATTTATATTAATTGGGTTGGGTGAAAGTACAGAATACATTATGGGcacttgttttcattcattaccCCATGCAAAAAtgttcagtcatcttttttcatGTTTGGTTCATCATTTACCATACAATCGCAGCCAAAGCATAAACATATTTGTGGACAGGTGAATTTGAGCTTCCACGTGGGTTTGTTTGAAGAAAGAAAGCCAGGacacattgatttaaaaaaaatagtggttagcgcgttggcctcagttCTCCCCggatttgcgtgggttttctccgggtactctggtttcctcccacatcccaaaaacatgcagagtaggctggttgaaaactttaaattggccttaggtatgagtgtgagcatgaatggtcatccctctccttgtgccctgcgattagctggccaccgattcagggtgttccccgcctggcgcccgtagttagctgggataggctccagcaccccccgcaatccttgtgaagataagcagttcagaaattgaatgaatgaacgaacatatttattaaattaagtggtggtcgagtggttagcgtgttgccCTCACAGTTCCAAGGTTCAGTGTTCGCTCCCAGGTTGGTCCGcactgtgtggagtatgcatgtttcactgggcttccgtgggttttattcaagataagcggttcagaaaataaacaaatgaatgaatacttcaaTGTTTCCAGTTTCAATATTAATAATgggtttaaaatattatttcccTACAGAGTACGGCCCCAAATAAAACTGTGAAgttgatctttttttccattgtttttaattcataccATTCCATTGAGAACAAGAGACATCTAATTAATTTAAACCGTGCATATTCATGTTTTACTACTATTTACAGCGCTAGACGGCCgatgcattttgactgggaggggcgaatgacaCATTTATTGCAGTCAATAACTAAatggaaaatacattatttggCCTGTTACTGTGTGCAGCATGGGTCtgaaattcaatttattgtGGCAATCCTGAAAACAGTCTGTTTGAGTTTGGGCCTCTGTAATCCCATAAATGGACTTGAAGTAATTAAAGAAGTAATGTAGATCCAATCTTCTCAATCTTGAAAGAAAACAGATCAAAGCATAAGCGTTTTTTCAGAATCTGAACAAGATTGATAAAAGGGTCCTCTCTGATAAAACTAGTACTTCGCATACTGATCAACATGTCTAGGAGTTGAGTACTGACATCTTAGGTGGTATTTCTGGAGTATGTTACTCCAGAAATACCACATTAGATGTTGATCAATGGGGCCTCCTGATGGTGTggcggttcactcgcctgactttggtgcaggcaggcgtGCGCTCAATTTCCTCTGGTGACGGTATGATTGTGTGTGCGAATGGTCAGTCGGTCACTGTGTACTCTACGTCTGAttagcgaccagtctagagtgtagtccgcctttcgtccgaagtcagctgggatcgtgtgcggtcgattcgtcgccagtcttttggttgccggtcttttggtcatgggtcttttggtcgcccggaccgcgacaacgggcgaccaaaagaccggcgaccaaaagaccgacgacaaaacaaggtaaaacaacacagtctacgcgtcaataaaagccaacaatggctatgagctgtttcactgagccgacgtgtgagtgtataagagtttgtatgtacatgagttgtccccttaggaaggtacgtcagtcagggtcttaacaagttctccaacaaaaaacaataaaagtccgggaaattttgaggttttctttagcctaataattaatagggcattaagtatgactaaatagtaattcgcattTAGGGGtagtaatttgtatttagggaatttgagcaacgatttaaatggtaataatcaataaccttccgggcgaccaaaagaccggcgaccaaaagattggcgaccaaaagaccggcgaccaatcgaccgtgtaccagctgggataggctccagcaacccccgcaacctcaACAAcgtggcgctgaacgtctccaaaaccaggaAACTTCAAACGGAACAAGGCCGGTCCATCCCCCCAGTATATCAACGGCGAATGTGTGGAGcgagtggagactttcaaattcctgggggtccacatgtctgctgatctcacttgggtggcaaacaccacagcactcgtcaagaaggcgcagcggaggctacatttcctgagagttcTCAGAAAagagcaactaaacaccaacctgctggtgacctACCGGTCTGCCATTGAGGGCACGCTGACCTCcgctgtgtcagtgtggcactccAGCTGAACAGAAGCaaacaggaaaagactgcagagagtgatcaacacagctcaaaagatcatcaactgcccccttcATACCcagtccagcatctacaaatcctggtgcctttgaagggcagagagcatcataaaagtcAATACTCATCCCAGCTTCCagcacttcaacctgctgccctcttgaaggcgctacagatccataacagccaagacaaacagactcaaccATAACAATTAGGGATGTCCCTGAACCGATCATGTAAATGGAAATCCAAGGCCATAATTTTTAGATTGAAATCAGGTGATAGagcttttaatcttttttttttaaattgctacaAAGCAGCAAAATAATCAGAATGGACAAGGATATTGTGAAAGGAAATGTTAAGTTTTAGGATAAATTAAATACAGAAGTATCTATTAGTAGAAGTATCAGCAGTTCCAGCATGTGTGTCCTTGCATATGTCGGGGTGTGTGTATCCACTGAGAAGCAGAGTTATAATGTGAATAGCAGAGATGGTAAATTGAATCAGTATGGCGTCTGGCTCCATGTGTCTCATTTGTTTCCATTGATCTTTATCAGAAGGCTCCTCTgacgaaaaaaagaaatgctgcACCTCTCACAGTACAGCAACGTGTCACATTTCAGGCACCAAGAGAACTATTCCACACATACACCCATATTTGTCAATGTAGAAACATTAGATGTCTGTCAATAAGTAGGAAATCTGAATGACTATCAAAAAATAAACTCTATGTATTTTCTCAGTAATAATGCCTTTGGATTCCTCTGCAGAGCACAAAGATACAATTATATTTGCAGTTTGTGTTTGTTACACTTGCCATTTTGGTTGATCATATACCATGTGGCTTTTGGGCAGTTTTCCATTTAATCAAGTTTTTTCCAGTAGTCCAAAATGTATGGTTATATTGTCAACTCATTGCATCGCATATTTTCCCTGTTGGACACTTGAcatgaactctttcagtgccatttaaAATTACAGAGATTCAATCATGTGGCTCGTTTCATACTTCTGCTGTGTATTGAAATTATTTACCGTACATTGTTCATTCACATTGAAcatctatcgtcgtcaatggcagccgatgagttaatTTATTAATCTTATAGGGACAGTGCACATTAATGATCATATATTAAGATCTAATACATGTAAATACATATGCCGGACGATAGAAAAAatgctataataataataacaataataataatagcggctcggtggggcgagtggttaaagcgtcggcctcacaggtctagggtcctgggttcaaatccagatcacgtccaccattgtggagtttgcatgttctccccgggcctgcgtgggtttcctccgggtacgccggtttcctcccacattccaaaaacatgcatggtaggctgattggacactctaaattgcacctacgtatgggtgtgtgaatggttgcttgtctccttgtgccctgcgattggctggccaccaattcactgtgttccccacctctggcccaagtctgctgggataggctcaagcaccccccacaaccttagtgaggataaagcggttaaaaaatgagatgagaaatatgTATTGTAAATAGAAGTAATCATCTTTGAGACGCTTATAGAACCAAAAGGGGACATAAGTTTTTAACAATACAgttataccttgacatacaagtgccccaacatcgagcaatttgagatacgagtaaaattgggagcaaatatttgccttgagatatgagaatACGAGACAGCCTGGTGCCtgagacacgagaggctgcttatgatttctttctcgtcgcatctccctcgtgcaaagatatctacaagcactgggcggagttaGTCATTGCagatttaagggaaaaacaataggtCCAAAGTCAAcaaggtgcaatgaagggtaatgCGAAAAAAAGGCGTACGATGGCAATCGATATAAAGCGCGAAATAATCGCAAAGCATGAGAGTGGTATATGTgtgacggagctggctcgccaatacgagaggagcacacagacaagttggcaagtggtcgtgtgttatcctattgtgaggacattttcgtaatattttgtaggggacacaaaagaaacaatcctatataggttccttttaaaaactccggctAAAAGGGAAGGTggaagcgaggcaaaaagagccaagcccaaagaagaaaagtaaaaaaaaaaaaaaaaaaaaatagaattaagtaTTTATTAGTGTAAACTAAGATTAAAacctatttttaagtgtgtctgtatcgttaTGTAAATTCATGttctagttatttgttactctgtcattagatggtgaattaagaccaataacaatgtttttctattgtattatcccttttttggtgttttttcagagggtgggaaaaaaataatttgtatttagttcatttctatgggaaacgttgatttgaaatacgagtaaatcgacatacgagctcggtccaggagcgcattaagctcatatctgaaggtattactgtactacatTTATATTTCAAGCTCTAAAGTAGTTTAGTACAACACTTTTCAATGActtgtttaaaatatataaagagtAGGCTAATCATCTGCTCATGGACATGTGAGCTGCTGTATTGATTCATggggtatttatttatgtctccGTCATCTCCGCTGCCCGTAAGTATCCGGAGCACTTTTTCCCCTCTGTCACATTAAAGACTGTAACCCAAGACATACTAGTCACTCAACTGGCCACCCATTTACTCTATACTCCCTTAGATATTGAGATCATGTGTTACGTTCCAATCTATTTTATGTGACCTTTTTGGCCTCAAAATTGCTGATCATGTACAGTTACTCTGCATTTGCCAGCATTCTttgcaatattcattcattcattttctgtactatatcctcacaagggttgtgggggtgctggagctaatcccaACCATCTAAGGGTattaggcgggggacaccctgaattggtggccagccaatcgcagtacacactcatacttaagggCAAATTAGGATGTACAACCAGCCCAccacacatgtttttgggatgtaggaggaaaccggttTTACTCACGCAAGCCCGCAGagaaaatgcaagctccacacagcaAAGTCGGACCTCACCTGGTATTGAACCCTTGCTAACTACTCATCCACCGGACCGCCCTATTATTGATAAGAAAACTAAAACAATATTGGCTGTCAACAACAatttatgcacacacacacaaactaagggaaaatttagagtgttcaaccaccctataatgcacgttttggggatgtgggaggatacTGGAATtgctggagaaaagccacgcagacAAGGGGATATCTCAGAACTGTCAAGTGGAAGTGCTAACCACACTTCCATCAAGCCGCCTATCTTGTTCAATAAATTgaagaaaatcagaaaattcattttttataatgTGTAATAgtgtagaaaaacatttttcatatttctaTTAGTAAGTGGCCGCCAAAAATGGCTGCAGAGATTTTATAAATGCCAATGCTATTTTAGTCAGTCAAATATGAATATGTAGAATTTGACTCCTTTCCTCACAATGTCATTAATACACATTATCTCATATTAAATACTTAAATAATATACAATATTAAATCGTATCTTTTATATGAATGTTATTTATACTAggcgctgaacatctccaaaacgATTGCACCATCCTGGACGTCTGACGGAACAAGCCCactccgctctgctgacctcacttggactacttatttatttcttatttattgattatttaatgattatttatccATACTCTATATTGATTGtgactgcttgtttgttgttgcgtccaaagactcagcgagtggtgcgaattggcgctgaacgtctccaaaaccaaccttggaactcatcctggacttcagacggaacaagcgcgcttcactctgctgacctcacttggattacttatttattgatttatttgtccgtctgctgttatttgtgcactatgtggtgaaagctttaaatctcattatacttgtattatgacaataaaagcattcaattcaattcaataggtGTTCTCCTTCACCTGAAGGATACAAATGATGAATTTCTTGATGTCTCATTATAGAGAAACTATTGGCTGAACACGAAAAAGTGACACCACTTACAAgagcagccattttgtgacatCATTTATACCACTGGACATGCACCGATAAACTCGAGTGCGGCATTGATAAAACATCTGCTCCCATGTCAGATAGTCACTAAGTGGGAAAACaggcttttatttacatttttctccacTATAAACCACCAGATAAAATGGATATTGAGATTTTTTGACTTactaatcaatattttttttcaatgatcaaagtgtccctcGAGTACTTGAAATAGTTGCAGTAACCATTCCATACatagcacaaacacacacacacagacacacaccacaccacacaccacacacaccacaccacacaccgcACACAcaccgcacacacacgcacacacacgcacacacacgcacacacgcacacacacgcacacacacgcacacacacgcacacacacggacacacacgcactcacacgcacacacacgcacacacacgcacacacacgcacacacacacacacacacgcacacacacgcacacacacgcacacacacgcacacacacgcacacacacgcacacacacgcacacacacgcacacacacgcacacacgcacacacacacgcacacacacgcacacacacgcactcacacgcacacacacgcacacacacgcacacacacgcacacacacacacacacacgcacacacacgcacacacacgcacacacacgcacacacacgcacacacacacgcacacacacacacacgcacacacactctaCTTACACACTCTACTGCCCATTATTTGCTAGGATAGGGTCCCTTGCCTGCAAGAGATTTAGATAAATATACTGAATAATGTAACCAATGGAACTCACAAGAGTTAATCCTATATGGGCTAATGTATCATATTTAATACATGAATTTTAAGCAATATTTCTTCTTCCTGATGATAACTGGTGTACCATATGAATACGATACAAATTTCtgacaaattatattttaaatgttgttatatttttgttctGAGGGACAATAAAAGATTCAGTTTAAAGAATTTTAATTTGTTGTCAATTATTTAGTGTTTTGGGCTGTAACAGGTTAAACCTTTGCATGACAGACAATACATCTAGTCTCCCTTTACAGTAATTTATTGGCTTGGTCACATCCTGTGTTTCCTGACTTCTAATGCATGCAGAAAATACGAGAGAAAGGGAGGGGGTGTATCTATTTGGTTGGTATGTCTCCACCCTGACCATGTAAACACATGTGAAGCTccttaaaaaatcaataatgaaGAGGAAACATTTCCAGTAACTGTATGAGTGGCAAAATGTTGctacattaaattaaatgtcAGTGGTACAAAAATTACTTTACGTTGGGGAAAAAACATATCAATTTACTTCAAAAAGTAAGTTTGGCTTTtgagataataaaataaaaatatatcaggtaaacatttaattttgtatGTAATCTAATTCTACAGTATTTTAATCAAATAA from Stigmatopora argus isolate UIUO_Sarg chromosome 2, RoL_Sarg_1.0, whole genome shotgun sequence carries:
- the socs4 gene encoding suppressor of cytokine signaling 4: MSETKPRCSDTRPKCGIRSWSADSYVWRGKKRSRNSRKGSSPGGFEADVSEELGVRSTSCPRRRRERKCSCSSLGEDIDAVCRKALSRRSLRQKFQDAVGQCLPLRSHNHHPHHHLHHHPHLPGSSRSISVLFWSKRKIHVSELMQDKCPFSPQSEMARSWHLFKRHATQPSELMDLEANFKPDSRSSCNSPPHTPLSWEDICCSPELESVPKEEWDTICPHEPTEDCINHVLVPDLLQINNSPCYWGVLNRFEAEELLEGQPEGTFLLRDSAQDEFLFSVSFRRYSRSLHARIEQNGKRFSFDVRDPCMYRDASVTGLLRHYSDPATCLFFEPLLSQPLPRTFPFSLQHLCRAVMCSCTTYQGIENLPLPPQLRNYLRQYHIKCQGPCAE